The following proteins are co-located in the Bacteroidota bacterium genome:
- a CDS encoding DUF1800 domain-containing protein — protein NTSTNIDPDIASGQTWVNGPDSPNYTGQRRQSFKYWWVGQMINQDRNILEKMTLFWHNHFAIEISNIGSPIWAYQNNLLLRQSALGNFKTLTKAVSIDPAMLKYLNGYLNTHKAPDENYARELQELFTLGKGPNSQYTEDDVKAAAKVLTGWRINNSTFSSYFDPNKHDTGNKQFSAFYNNTVITGQAGANGANEVEDLLTMIFNQTEVSLFICRKLYRWFVYYDIDATTEANVIAPMAQIFRQNNYDIKPVLTALFKSEHFFDAANVGCLIKSPLDFCVGLCRVFNIIFPDASQYATQYYMWGQIWGASYIQQQDPGDPPNVAGWPAYYQVPSYHELWINSDTLPKRNQISDLMVNSGIKKNGFTLIIDCLEAAKTMSDPSNPNTLIDDLCKYLHILTLSSTNKSAIKVSTLLSGQSTDSYWTSAWNAFISDPTNKTNKDTVNLRLIPLYKYLMDLSEFQLS, from the coding sequence ATAATACCTCTACCAATATAGACCCCGATATTGCATCGGGGCAAACTTGGGTAAACGGCCCCGATTCTCCTAATTATACTGGACAGCGACGCCAGTCATTCAAATACTGGTGGGTAGGTCAAATGATTAACCAAGACAGAAATATTCTAGAGAAGATGACCTTGTTCTGGCACAATCATTTTGCTATAGAGATAAGTAATATAGGGTCACCCATTTGGGCTTATCAAAATAATTTATTGCTTAGGCAAAGTGCTTTGGGTAATTTTAAAACCCTTACCAAAGCTGTAAGCATCGACCCAGCCATGCTCAAATATCTGAACGGTTACCTTAATACCCATAAAGCCCCTGATGAAAACTACGCTCGTGAGTTGCAAGAACTTTTCACTTTAGGCAAAGGACCGAACTCGCAATATACCGAGGATGATGTGAAAGCTGCTGCCAAAGTGCTTACAGGTTGGAGGATAAACAACAGCACCTTCTCCTCTTATTTCGACCCTAACAAGCATGATACTGGCAACAAGCAATTTTCTGCATTTTATAACAATACTGTTATTACAGGGCAGGCAGGTGCAAATGGAGCTAATGAAGTTGAGGATTTGCTCACTATGATTTTTAACCAAACAGAAGTATCCTTATTCATTTGCCGTAAACTATATCGTTGGTTTGTGTATTACGATATAGATGCCACCACCGAGGCCAATGTGATAGCACCTATGGCTCAAATATTCCGTCAGAACAATTATGATATCAAACCTGTATTGACAGCTTTGTTCAAAAGCGAGCACTTTTTTGATGCAGCTAACGTAGGTTGCCTCATCAAAAGTCCATTGGATTTTTGCGTGGGACTATGTCGGGTGTTCAATATTATATTTCCCGATGCCAGCCAATACGCTACGCAATATTATATGTGGGGGCAAATATGGGGAGCATCTTATATACAGCAACAAGACCCGGGAGACCCTCCGAATGTGGCAGGATGGCCAGCATATTATCAAGTGCCCAGTTACCACGAGTTGTGGATTAACAGCGACACCCTGCCAAAGCGTAATCAAATAAGCGACTTAATGGTGAATTCTGGCATCAAGAAAAATGGCTTCACTTTAATTATCGACTGTTTAGAAGCGGCCAAAACAATGAGCGACCCTTCTAACCCAAATACACTAATAGACGACTTGTGCAAATACTTGCATATCCTTACCCTGTCAAGCACCAATAAATCAGCCATTAAAGTAAGCACCTTGTTATCTGGCCAATCGACAGATAGTTATTGGACAAGTGCATGGAATGCATTTATAAGTGACCCTACCAACAAAACCAATAAAGACACCGTGAACTTGCGGCTCATCCCGCTATACAAATACTTGATGGATCTTTCGGAGTTCCAACTTTCTTAG
- a CDS encoding DUF1501 domain-containing protein, translating to MNRRDFIKNTAAVSILPSLIDGQTVQAYSNTNLLSRLAASFVDTDHVLVIVQLNGGNDGLNTLIPLDQYSNLANARSNILIDSKKVLALTGTSATGLHPAMVGMRDLYNNGKLGIVQAAGYPNQNYSHFRSSDIWATASDANQSLTSGWAGRYLNEEFPNFPNGYPNSNMPDPVAIQIGSLVSIGLQGLTNSMAMAITDPANFYNMINGTTDPTPTTHAGTELAYIRGVAAKTQQYGSVIKAAAGKATNKSSLWPTTGQNKLADQMKIVSQLIAGGLKTRIYWVSLGGFDTHSNQVDQSGTDTGDHANLLAKLSEAITAFMDDCKLLNTADRVLGMTYSEFGRRIVSNASLGTDHGAAAPLFLFGNKVKSGILGSNPTIPSNAAANDNIAMQHDFRTVYTSILKDWFCLNDTDTDTVMLQKFNTLNLINNNCNNNPIAQDIQRNSGNTLIRNYPNPFNLSTTIEFVSAGGNVLIELINAEGKLIKTITDQNYAAGQHTIELSRNGISTGLYYLKMQNSLISQTRSMIITD from the coding sequence ATGAATCGCAGGGATTTTATAAAGAATACAGCGGCTGTATCCATATTGCCGTCGTTAATAGATGGTCAAACAGTACAGGCTTATTCCAATACAAATTTGCTTAGCAGACTTGCGGCATCATTTGTAGACACCGACCATGTGCTCGTTATAGTGCAACTTAATGGTGGTAACGATGGGCTAAATACACTTATTCCTTTGGATCAGTATAGTAATTTAGCCAATGCCCGCAGCAATATCCTTATTGACAGCAAAAAGGTGTTGGCACTTACTGGAACTTCCGCAACTGGTCTACACCCAGCGATGGTAGGGATGAGGGATTTATATAATAATGGCAAACTCGGAATTGTGCAAGCCGCTGGTTATCCTAATCAAAACTATTCCCACTTCCGTTCATCCGATATATGGGCAACAGCCTCCGATGCAAACCAATCGCTAACTAGTGGCTGGGCGGGAAGGTATCTCAATGAAGAATTCCCCAATTTCCCAAATGGCTATCCCAATAGCAATATGCCCGACCCAGTGGCCATACAAATAGGTTCGCTAGTTTCAATAGGTTTGCAAGGGCTTACCAATAGTATGGCGATGGCCATTACCGATCCCGCCAATTTCTATAACATGATTAATGGCACCACCGACCCTACGCCCACTACCCATGCAGGAACTGAACTTGCTTACATAAGGGGAGTGGCGGCCAAAACCCAACAGTACGGATCAGTTATAAAAGCTGCTGCGGGCAAAGCCACGAATAAATCATCACTTTGGCCAACCACGGGTCAAAACAAATTGGCCGACCAAATGAAAATAGTATCGCAACTGATAGCAGGTGGATTAAAAACTCGCATATACTGGGTTAGCTTGGGCGGTTTCGATACGCACTCCAATCAGGTGGACCAAAGCGGCACCGACACGGGAGACCACGCAAATTTGCTGGCCAAATTAAGTGAGGCCATTACCGCCTTTATGGATGACTGCAAATTGCTAAACACTGCCGACCGCGTTTTGGGGATGACTTATAGTGAATTTGGTCGACGAATAGTTTCTAATGCGAGCTTGGGCACTGACCACGGAGCAGCCGCACCCCTTTTCCTATTTGGCAACAAAGTAAAAAGTGGCATACTTGGCAGCAATCCCACCATACCAAGCAATGCTGCAGCAAACGACAATATCGCCATGCAACACGATTTCAGAACGGTGTACACTTCAATCCTCAAAGACTGGTTCTGCCTGAATGATACCGATACAGACACAGTGATGTTGCAGAAATTCAACACCTTAAACCTTATCAATAACAATTGCAACAATAACCCTATTGCCCAAGACATTCAACGAAACTCAGGCAATACGCTTATCCGCAACTATCCCAATCCTTTCAATCTCTCTACCACCATTGAGTTTGTAAGTGCCGGAGGCAATGTATTGATAGAGCTGATAAATGCGGAAGGCAAATTAATTAAAACCATCACTGACCAAAACTATGCTGCGGGACAACATACAATTGAGTTATCACGCAATGGCATATCAACTGGATTGTATTATCTAAAAATGCAAAACAGTTTGATTTCGCAAACTAGAAGTATGATTATTACTGATTAA
- a CDS encoding PorP/SprF family type IX secretion system membrane protein, protein MSCKITFILFLSFVFQNLKAQDPEFSQVFANRLYLNPAYAGANNGMRLAINHRQLWPGVPGPFYSFGLGLDVRAPGISGGVGLNLMNDVRGEGFLKTNKIGFVYSYRNLIGRLDRSNTEFSFGVEPALVNKNIDWSKFEFSDEFDPVFGKIFQSSATPPPAASITYMDIGAGFTFNHRLRTTSADYYFGWGGAIQHLTRPVETFVGTTRTIPIKYSVTGGGMLPIKDGRSPTPTFIFPHFRFEKQAAFQAFDAGIYFYKYPGFVGLNFHNSPKFQQGKNTNSFIITLGLVGGWGEANSYQISYSYDLNATGLGGGTYGSHELALVFSFDSFKLSNLGKGGEARKKLLNCMDFPHKGVFRMF, encoded by the coding sequence GTGAGTTGTAAAATTACATTTATCCTTTTCCTAAGTTTTGTATTTCAAAACCTCAAGGCTCAGGATCCCGAATTTTCGCAGGTATTTGCCAACCGATTGTACCTTAATCCTGCTTATGCAGGAGCAAATAATGGTATGCGATTAGCCATAAATCACCGACAGTTATGGCCTGGAGTGCCAGGACCCTTTTACTCTTTTGGCCTCGGGTTAGATGTTCGTGCACCCGGAATTTCTGGAGGGGTGGGATTGAACTTGATGAACGATGTGAGGGGAGAGGGCTTTCTAAAAACCAATAAAATAGGTTTTGTGTATTCATATAGAAACTTGATTGGAAGATTGGACCGATCCAATACTGAATTTAGTTTTGGGGTGGAGCCAGCTTTGGTGAACAAAAACATTGATTGGAGTAAGTTTGAATTTAGTGACGAGTTTGACCCAGTTTTTGGAAAAATATTCCAGTCTTCTGCTACACCCCCGCCTGCTGCTTCCATTACTTATATGGATATCGGGGCTGGATTTACTTTTAATCACAGGCTTAGAACCACCTCTGCCGATTATTATTTTGGATGGGGCGGTGCTATACAACATCTAACAAGACCTGTTGAGACCTTTGTGGGAACCACACGCACCATTCCTATTAAATACTCTGTAACTGGGGGCGGCATGCTACCCATTAAAGACGGGCGTAGCCCAACCCCTACTTTTATTTTTCCTCATTTTAGATTTGAAAAGCAAGCGGCTTTTCAAGCATTTGATGCAGGAATTTACTTTTATAAATATCCAGGATTTGTAGGTTTGAACTTTCACAACTCACCCAAATTTCAACAAGGAAAAAATACCAATTCCTTTATTATCACTTTAGGTTTAGTGGGCGGATGGGGTGAAGCCAATAGCTACCAAATAAGTTACAGTTATGATTTGAATGCCACTGGATTGGGTGGTGGAACTTATGGTTCGCACGAGTTGGCTCTGGTATTTAGTTTCGATTCGTTTAAATTGTCGAACCTAGGGAAAGGTGGAGAAGCACGTAAAAAATTACTGAACTGTATGGACTTTCCTCATAAAGGGGTTTTTCGAATGTTTTAA
- a CDS encoding DUF1761 domain-containing protein, with translation MNYTHHFIHLNYLAIAVGAAAYFLLGAVWYSPVLFAKPWAKITVMSMDDSNNRKGMATVMIASFLCLFVLAIGMAFSSHALHLQNWASGLRFGMLTGVCFGLTVMSVSFVYEIDGGYHLIGNIIVGIIVTVWK, from the coding sequence ATGAATTATACACATCATTTTATCCATCTTAACTATTTAGCTATTGCTGTTGGTGCAGCGGCTTATTTTTTATTGGGAGCAGTATGGTACTCGCCTGTTTTGTTTGCAAAACCATGGGCTAAAATTACAGTCATGAGCATGGATGACTCTAACAATCGTAAGGGCATGGCCACAGTGATGATAGCATCATTTCTTTGCCTCTTTGTTTTAGCAATTGGTATGGCTTTTTCGTCTCACGCACTACATCTGCAAAATTGGGCTTCAGGTCTTCGTTTTGGTATGCTCACAGGTGTCTGTTTTGGATTAACTGTGATGAGCGTGAGTTTTGTTTATGAAATTGACGGCGGCTATCACCTTATTGGGAACATCATCGTAGGCATCATCGTAACCGTTTGGAAATAA
- a CDS encoding cytochrome c3 family protein, whose translation MKISFRLLLVLSAFALAPVFTTAQNVEEGKKLFEANCQSCHAVHSEVVGPALKDIDKRRDEAWLIKWVKNSQAVIKSGDAYAVALANKYNNSVMTSFGSLKDAEIKSILSFIKTAPAPIVEGGPKDGEAKNGESKADSGGGGMNNATMLMILLGLAFVLGLTSILLGRVAASLKGTLYTNQPELAPEDDPGFWDGTFWPWVSRWNKTVATIAFMMCFVFLYCYWGFGYANNEIGVQKGYAPAQPIAYSHKLHAGQYKIQCQYCHSTVEKSKQASIPSPSTCMNCHVAVQAKEKYAGKISPEIMKIYNAVGYNPETKKYDGPQKPIKWVRIHNLPDFAYFNHSQHVKVGKIACQKCHGDIQNMTVVYQKNTLQMGWCIECHRDSKVDMASNKYYEKIHAKYKALGKKEVSVAENGGLDCSKCHY comes from the coding sequence ATGAAAATATCCTTTAGGTTGCTTTTAGTGCTCTCGGCGTTTGCCCTAGCACCAGTTTTCACAACAGCACAAAACGTAGAAGAGGGCAAAAAACTCTTCGAGGCCAATTGCCAATCATGCCATGCCGTTCACTCAGAAGTGGTAGGCCCTGCTTTAAAAGACATTGATAAACGTCGTGACGAGGCTTGGCTTATCAAATGGGTAAAGAACTCCCAGGCAGTTATTAAAAGTGGAGATGCTTATGCTGTGGCTCTTGCTAATAAATACAACAATTCGGTAATGACTAGTTTCGGCTCGTTAAAAGATGCGGAGATTAAGTCGATACTTTCTTTTATCAAAACGGCTCCCGCTCCTATAGTTGAAGGTGGGCCTAAAGATGGTGAAGCTAAAAATGGTGAATCAAAAGCAGATAGCGGTGGCGGAGGGATGAATAATGCCACTATGTTGATGATATTATTGGGGCTTGCATTTGTATTGGGGCTTACTTCCATATTATTGGGTCGAGTTGCAGCTAGTCTAAAAGGCACCTTATATACCAACCAACCTGAACTTGCTCCAGAAGATGATCCAGGTTTTTGGGATGGCACATTTTGGCCTTGGGTTTCACGTTGGAATAAAACGGTAGCGACCATTGCATTTATGATGTGCTTTGTATTTTTATACTGCTATTGGGGTTTTGGTTATGCCAATAATGAAATAGGTGTTCAAAAGGGATATGCTCCTGCACAACCTATTGCCTACTCGCACAAATTACATGCTGGCCAATACAAAATCCAGTGTCAATATTGTCACTCTACGGTTGAGAAGAGTAAGCAAGCTTCCATTCCCTCGCCTAGCACCTGTATGAATTGCCACGTTGCTGTGCAGGCTAAAGAAAAATATGCAGGTAAAATATCTCCCGAAATTATGAAGATATATAATGCAGTTGGATATAATCCTGAAACTAAAAAATATGATGGCCCACAAAAACCGATTAAATGGGTGCGAATTCACAATCTGCCAGACTTTGCATACTTCAATCACTCACAGCACGTAAAAGTTGGAAAAATTGCCTGTCAAAAATGCCACGGAGATATACAAAACATGACAGTAGTTTATCAAAAGAATACTTTGCAAATGGGATGGTGTATTGAATGTCATCGTGATTCGAAAGTGGATATGGCTAGTAACAAATACTACGAAAAAATTCACGCCAAGTATAAAGCCCTTGGCAAAAAAGAGGTTTCAGTTGCCGAAAATGGAGGACTCGATTGCTCAAAATGTCATTATTAA